The region ACTTGTTCCCCATTCCAAGGCGCGACTTTAAACAGCAGCAGCATACCCGGTACGGCCAAGAAGAAACACAGCCAGAAGAAATTCACATAGCCCAGCCATTCGATGAGATAGCCGGTGGCGGCGTTGATAAACGTGCGCGGTACGGCCGACAAGCTGGTGAACAGCGCCAATTGCGTGGCGGTAAACGCGGGGTTGGTTTCGCGTGCCATGTAGGCCACAAATGCGGCTGTGCCCAAGCCCACGCCGACGGCTTCTGCGCCAATCACACCGGCCAGCATGATGCGTTCGGCGGCGGTAACTACTTCAAATTTGCCGAATCCGGCCAACCACACAAAACCCAAAATCGTCACAATCTGCACCAAGCCGAACAGCCACAGGGCTTTGTTGATGCCCAGCTTCAGCATCCAAATGCCGCCGATGATGCCGAAAATCACGGCAGGCCACAGGCCGGCGTTTTTGGCGATGATGCCGATGTCGGTTTTGCTGTAGCCCATGTCAAGATAAAACGGCGTGGCCAATGCGGTGGCCATGCTGTCGCCGAGTTTATAAAGGAAAATAAACGCCAACACCAACAAAGCCTGTTGCACGCCTTTGCGCGTAAAAAATTCGCGGAAGGGCTCGACCACGGTTTGTTTGAAGGTGCGCGGCGCACTTGGCGGCAATTCCGGTTCGCGTGCTAAAAACAGCGTCATCAACAAGCCCGGAATCATAAACAGCGCGGTGACGATGAACACATTGTGCCACGGCATCATGTCGGCCAAAATCAGGCTGAGCGAGCCGGGAATCAGTGCGGCGATGCGGTAGGCATTGACGTGAATGGCATTGCCCAAGCCCAATTCGCTGTCGGGTAGGATTTCGCGGCGGAAAGCGTCCAATACGATATCCTGACTGGCCGAGAAAAATGCCACTACCACCGACAGGCCCATGATAATCGCCATGTGCTGATGCGGATTCAAGAAAGCATAAGCCATCAAGGTGGTCAGCAAACCGATTTGCGTCACCAGCATCCAGCCGCGCCGGCGGCCGAGAAACGGCAGGCGCACGGCATCCATCACCGGCGACCAAATGAATTTCCAAGTAAACGGCAGGCCGATTAAGGCAAACAGGCCGATGGTTTTCAAGTCGATGTGTTCGCTGCGCAGCCATGCCGGAATCAGGTTGATGAGAAAATACAGCGGCAGGCCGGACGTAAAACCGGTGAAAATACAGATCAGCATG is a window of Neisseria yangbaofengii DNA encoding:
- a CDS encoding AmpG family muropeptide MFS transporter, encoding MTSPQKSTLKQIFSRRMLICIFTGFTSGLPLYFLINLIPAWLRSEHIDLKTIGLFALIGLPFTWKFIWSPVMDAVRLPFLGRRRGWMLVTQIGLLTTLMAYAFLNPHQHMAIIMGLSVVVAFFSASQDIVLDAFRREILPDSELGLGNAIHVNAYRIAALIPGSLSLILADMMPWHNVFIVTALFMIPGLLMTLFLAREPELPPSAPRTFKQTVVEPFREFFTRKGVQQALLVLAFIFLYKLGDSMATALATPFYLDMGYSKTDIGIIAKNAGLWPAVIFGIIGGIWMLKLGINKALWLFGLVQIVTILGFVWLAGFGKFEVVTAAERIMLAGVIGAEAVGVGLGTAAFVAYMARETNPAFTATQLALFTSLSAVPRTFINAATGYLIEWLGYVNFFWLCFFLAVPGMLLLFKVAPWNGEQVKEPTTSEA